Proteins from a single region of Amblyomma americanum isolate KBUSLIRL-KWMA chromosome 10, ASM5285725v1, whole genome shotgun sequence:
- the LOC144107777 gene encoding actin nucleation-promoting factor WAS-like → MRADMSHHQPPRNAYRGQQGPEMRGSVHLTAEENDTIISACRDRRWQVLAMGIAEIYQSGPPPRHDRWQRRCCGVACFIKDNAAKAFFIRLYDFDKHDFAWEQELFVEFTYKAQLPYFHTFEADDCQAGLNFAFDDEAANFGNAVEEKLRTRRQKREERNRLQMAAKNNQSIPIHDPRIPMGPSTNGLPSQHSNKKSSKTSNKKAKKPKEQRRYTKADISNPTDFKHIQHVGWDPDKGFDLENYVDSQELSTLFEMAMVTEKDLKEPGTRQFIYDFIAKNGGAEMIKGSAGKTGSAAPAAPPAVPSREHTGGPPSRPPPHPHAPPPPNGAVPRAVPPPPPVRTGQTRAPPTPLSNGRARSAASPQAAPPPPPPPPPPPSMGGGGVPPPPPPAPAQAANGIGGGGAPGRGGQDARGALLEQIRKGKALNHVDPETESTHSTHSNPDGRDALLDQIREGVTLKSVPDSARTSQSETKLEGLAGALARALQERARACMPDDTDSSDSSESDEEWDD, encoded by the exons ATGAGAGCCGACATGTCTCATCATCAGCCACCACGCAATGCGTACCGAGGCCAGCAGGGGCCCGAAATGCGGGGCTCGGTACACTTGACTGCCGAGGAGAACGACACGATCATCTCCGCCTGCAGGGATCGCAGATGGCAG GTGCTTGCCATGGGCATTGCGGAAATCTACCAGTCGGGACCACCCCCCAGGCATGaccggtggcagcgccgctgCTGCGGTGTTGCCTGCTTCATCAAGGACAATGCTGCGAAAGCGTTCTTCATTCGTCTTTATGACTTTGAT AAGCACGACTTCGCCTGGGAACAGGAGCTCTTTGTCGAATTCACCTACAAGGCACAGCTTCCATACTTCCACACATTCGAGGCAGAT GACTGCCAGGCAGGCCTTAACTTTGCGTTTGACGACGAGGCAGCGAATTTCGGAAACGCCGTTGAAGAAAAGCTGCGGACTCGGAGACAAAAGAGGGAAG AAAGAAATAGGTTACAAATGGCTGCCAAAAATAATCAATCCATCCCTATCCATGATCCTCGGATTCCTATGGGTCCTA GTACAAATGGCCTTCCCAGCCAGCACTCCAATAAGAAATCATCAAAAACGAGCAACAAAAAGGCCAAGAAGCCAAAGGAGCAGCGGAGGTACACGAAGGCAGACATCAGCAACCCGACCGACTTCAA GCATATACAGCATGTTGGCTGGGATCCTGACAAAGGATTTGAC TTGGAGAACTATGTGGACAGCCAGGAGCTGAGCACACTCTTCGAGATGGCCATGGTCACAGAGAAGGACCTCAAAGAGCCCGGAACACGGCAGTTCATCTACGACTTCATTGCCAAGAACGGTGGAGCTGAAATGATCAAGGGCAGCGCTGGCAAGACAGGTTCCGCTG CACCTGCTGCGCCACCTGCCGTGCCATCAAGGGAGCACACCGGCGGGCCACCGAGCCGACCTCCACCGCATCCTCACGCTCCGCCCCCACCAAATGGGGCAGTCCCGAGGGCGGTCCCACCGCCACCGCCTGTGCGAACGGGGCAGACACGTGCACCGCCAACACCGCTGAGCAATGGCCGGGCCCGCTCCGCAGCCTCCCCTCAGGCGGCCCCGCCCCCTCCGCCACCGCCGCCCCCTCCTCCAAGCATGGGGGGAGGAGGGGTTCCGCCCCCTCCGCCACCAGCGCCTGCACAGGCAGCCAATGGAATTGGAGGAGGAGGGGCACCAGGCAGAGGCGGCCAGGACGCTCGAGGAGCGCTGCTGGAGCAGATCCGCAAAGGCAAAGCGCTCAAT CACGTCGACCCAGAGACAGAGTCCACCCACAGCACGCATAGCAACCCTGATGGTCGTGACGCACTGCTGGACCAAATCCGCGAGGGTGTCACGCTTAAATCG GTACCGGATTCTGCCAGAACTTCTCAGTCGGAAACCAAGTTGGAAGGCCTGGCTGGAGCTCTGGCCAGAGCACTACAAGAGCGAGCAAGGGCCTGCATGC CTGACGACACTGATTCCAGTGATAGCTCGGAGTCGGATGAAGAATGGGACGACTGA